CTTGACGTGAAGCACGTCGGCCAGGCGGATGTCGCCCACGTACTCCTGTGCGCCGGTGACCCGCCTGAGTCCGCCAAACCTGCGCGGTGAGCTTCCGATGCCGTTGCAGCTCATCGCTCCCCCGTTTCGGCGGCGGTGAGCACCGCCTCGGTGATCTGCACGTATCCCGCGCATCGGCACAGGTTGCCCGCCAAGGCCTCGTGGACCTCATCGACGGTCGGGTGAGGGTTCTGTTTCAGCAGGGCGTGCGCCGACATCAGCTGGCCGGGGATGCAGAATCCGCACTGCGGAGCGCCCTTGTCGAGGAACGCCTCCTGCAGCGGACCGAGGCGGCCGTCGCCTGCGAGACCCTCGACCGTCATGATCTCGCATCCCTGTGCTTCCACGGCCAGCATGAGACAGGAGTTGACCGAACGGCCGTCGACGAGCACCGTGCAGGCACCGCACTCGCCCTCCGTACAACATTCCTTCGTGCCGGTGAGCTCCAACTGGTCGCGCAGGACCTCCAAGAGCGTGTGGTGCGGTGCCACCTCGATCGAGCATCGCCTGCCGTTGACGGTCAAGACCACCGTGGTCCCTGCCTGCGTCACAGCACCCTCCTCAGCCGTCCGAGAGCGGTTGCGAGTGTCCGTTTGCCGAGCACCGTCAGCATCGCCTGCCGGTATTCGCGGCTTGCCCGTACATCGGAGATCGGGCTCGCCTGCGCTGCGAGATCTTTCAGGAGGCGCTCCTTGTCTTCCTCGCCCACTGCCGGGTCCGCGAGGCGCCCGCTCCGATCGTCGACGACGAACGCCGTCGGTCCGACCGCACCGTAGGCGAAGCGGGTGACGCCATCTCCTGTGACCGAACAGGCGACATTGACCGTGGCCAGATCCATCCCTCTGCGCCGGGCGATCCGCTCGAATGCAGCCCCGATCGGCCGTTCGGGAAACGGCAGATCGATCGAGGTGACGATCTCGTCGGGTCGCAGGACCGTTTGCCCCGGCCCGACGAAGAACTCGACCAGCGGAACCCGGCGCTCGCCCGACCCGCTCACCGTATTCACGACCGCGTTGTAGATCATCAGCGCGGGGACCGTATCCGCGGCGGGCGATGCGTTGCAGATGTTCCCGGCAAGCGTGGCTCGATTGCGGATCTGGACCGATCCGACCACCGATGCCGCCTCGACCAAGGCGGGGAAGGCATCCTTGACGCGTTCGTCATCGATCACGTCGGTGAGCACGACGGCCGCACCGATCCGCAAGGCACCATCGTGCTCGGTGATTCCGGGTCGCAGCTCCGCCACCCGCTTGAGATCGATCACGATGCGCGCCGACAGCTTCCCGGACCGCATGCCGACGATCAGATCGGTTCCGCCGGCGAGGACGCGAGCCTGCGAACCGTGCTCGTTCAGCAGGCTCAACGCCTCCGACAGGTTGTCCGGCCGCGCGTATTCGAACGTGTGCATCACGACGATCCGCCGGTTCGCGCAATCGGTCGATCCGACTCTGGGTTGTCTGCACCCGCCTTCATCGGACTCCTCTCAGATGACCTTGTCGACCTCATCCATCAGCACTTGGG
This DNA window, taken from Gammaproteobacteria bacterium, encodes the following:
- a CDS encoding 2Fe-2S iron-sulfur cluster binding domain-containing protein; this encodes MVLTVNGRRCSIEVAPHHTLLEVLRDQLELTGTKECCTEGECGACTVLVDGRSVNSCLMLAVEAQGCEIMTVEGLAGDGRLGPLQEAFLDKGAPQCGFCIPGQLMSAHALLKQNPHPTVDEVHEALAGNLCRCAGYVQITEAVLTAAETGER
- a CDS encoding xanthine dehydrogenase family protein subunit M gives rise to the protein MHTFEYARPDNLSEALSLLNEHGSQARVLAGGTDLIVGMRSGKLSARIVIDLKRVAELRPGITEHDGALRIGAAVVLTDVIDDERVKDAFPALVEAASVVGSVQIRNRATLAGNICNASPAADTVPALMIYNAVVNTVSGSGERRVPLVEFFVGPGQTVLRPDEIVTSIDLPFPERPIGAAFERIARRRGMDLATVNVACSVTGDGVTRFAYGAVGPTAFVVDDRSGRLADPAVGEEDKERLLKDLAAQASPISDVRASREYRQAMLTVLGKRTLATALGRLRRVL